The sequence TGCTGCCGGCCCTTGGAAGTATTACATACCTCATTATACCGAGGATCGGGTTCTTCAACCTGCCCTCCTCATCATACTGATCCTCGGATCCGGGAGGACAATAAGCGTGCTTTATCTTCTCTCTTATGATCTCAGGCGGGTCGTGAACGGCTATGTGTGATTTTGGAATACTGCTGCTCATCTTACCCCCTGTAAGCCCCGTCAGCAGCGGGGTGTGTATGGCCGACGGCACGTACTTATCGACCCTGAGGGGAACGTTCGTCGAGAATACGTCCCTAGCCAAGGCATGTATCTTCCTCTGATCGGTACCTCCAATGGCCACCTTGACTTGGAGGTACAGGATGTCGAGGGCCTGCATCAGGGGATAGATGTGATGGGATACTAGGGGGTCCTCCTGCTCCCTAGCTATCATCGACATGGCCCTCCAAGCCCTCCTCGCGGTTACCCTCTGAGAGAGCGATAGAAGATCTAAAACGTAGTCAGGAGATAGTTCGAAGCTGCTACCGAGTCTTATCTCTATTTCTGGTGAGCCCAGCTCGTGGAACACAGTCTTCCAGTAAGTCATCGAAACCTCCTCTATGAGCTCCCTAGGTCCCTTCAGGTTGAGGATCGCGTGGATATCCGCCATTAGGGCTATTGCATGGAATCCCGCCTCCACCATGTCCTTCAGCTTATAGAGCGTGATGAGCGTTCCTAGGTGTATCGGACCGGACGGCTCGTAACCTACATAGGTGTTGTGCCGTCCCGTCTTGAGTAGCTCCTTTATCTCATCTAGGGTCATGACGAACTCATCCAGCGGCTCTGCCACGCCCCTTAGCACTAGCGATAGTCTATCCGTGGTATCACCCAGAGGAGGTGAGGAAACCTACATAAATTCCTTTGGTCTGACCCGAATTGCATGGGAGGACCTCAGAGTAGGTCAGTTTTCTCACGGATCATTGCCGTCACCTGTCATCACCGGTCCCCCGGAAAACCGGAGAGAACTCCTTTTCTTCTTTACCTCAGACAGGGTCCTGAGCATATTCCAGTAATGTGTTCCGAACCAGAAGACATTTCCACAGGACGGGCACATTAGAAACTTGACGTGGGAACGGAGAACCTCTCTAGGTAGGCCTTTCACTGTGTGAGCCCCTCTGACGAGGTTTAACTTAGTGTTGCAGAACGGGCACCTGCTCTTCTTGGGTTCAATTTTCAACCTTACCCCCTCGCTCGCTGACAGGATA is a genomic window of Thermoproteota archaeon containing:
- a CDS encoding tyrosine--tRNA ligase; amino-acid sequence: MGDTTDRLSLVLRGVAEPLDEFVMTLDEIKELLKTGRHNTYVGYEPSGPIHLGTLITLYKLKDMVEAGFHAIALMADIHAILNLKGPRELIEEVSMTYWKTVFHELGSPEIEIRLGSSFELSPDYVLDLLSLSQRVTARRAWRAMSMIAREQEDPLVSHHIYPLMQALDILYLQVKVAIGGTDQRKIHALARDVFSTNVPLRVDKYVPSAIHTPLLTGLTGGKMSSSIPKSHIAVHDPPEIIREKIKHAYCPPGSEDQYDEEGRLKNPILGIMRYVILPRAGSIVLPKSKAAGGGEIEISSYGELESSYRRGEIHPLDLKNFVAEYLVEDFAKLRDKLMSDSGLIEPLYRLQKWQKERGLFGELEWEEVLKSYRPYLGESVS
- a CDS encoding Mut7-C RNAse domain-containing protein, translating into MCDAKFLVDSMGGKLARWLRILGCDTKYADPSEGDSLILRLSTSRILVTRDRELVKRAINHGIRVVNVPERLEEALAILSASEGVRLKIEPKKSRCPFCNTKLNLVRGAHTVKGLPREVLRSHVKFLMCPSCGNVFWFGTHYWNMLRTLSEVKKKRSSLRFSGGPVMTGDGNDP